TACACTGGCAGTAAGGACTGCAATAAAAATCACAGAAATAACCCTAAGAACACGGGCAAGCTCCAATTTTTCCGGGGATGTTATTTCAAAAAAAAATCCAAAGAGTCCCCAAATCGCAATAGCTAATAGTGCAAAAACGAATGATCGCGCCGACTTATTTTTGTTTGCTGCAGTGAAAAGAAAAAGACACAACAGCCCCGAAATAAAAAAAGCAAAACCGGAGGCAAACGTCTGAATAAGTCTTGGGTCGCTAAACATATATACAGTATACCCCGTGAGAACCAAAAATTAAATATTTTCCTGAATATTGCCCACAAAAAACCACGCATTACTGCGTGGTTTTTTGTGGGCAACCTAACGCAAGTAGAGGTTACTTCACCGCCTCTTTAAGTGCTTTTGCTGCGCGGAACTTAGGAACCTTCATGGTCGGTACTTGTATAGCTTCTCCTGTCTTTGGATTGCGTGCGGTTCGTGCTGCGCGTTGTTTTACTGAAAAAATACCCAATCCTGCAATTGAAACCTCCTGTCCTTTCTTCATGGTGTTTACAATGGAACCAATGACTGTATCCACCACCTCTTCTGCGGCAACCTTTGTGCCACCGAGTTTTTCGTGTACTGCGTCTACTATCGCTTGTTTATTCATAATAGTTGTTTGTTATTGTTGATAAAAATATTAAACGTTTACTTTTCTTCCCAAACACGTGCGTGTTATGTACATGAATCGACCTTTATTAACGACCCACCTCGCACCCTTGTTGGGGAGAGAGAAGTCTTTGGTGTTCAGTAATCATTATATAGGAAGCCCTTTTTTGTGCAATGTGGGTGTGTCAACCGTCGAATACGAAGGAAATAAAGATATATTATCGTGCATATTCAATCGCACGCATCTCTCGTATGACGTTGACCTTGATTTCTCCGGGGTATTTGAGCTCATTTTCAACTCGCGTTGCTATATCTGCGGCAAGTTTTCTCGCCTCAAGGTCGCCTACTTTGTCTGGCGTTACAAATATCCTTATTTCTCGGCCTGCCTGAAGCGCAAAGCATTTTTCGACTCCTGGAAAGGAGTTCGCAATTGCTTCAAGATCATGAAGTCGTTTGAGATAGTTCTCAACACTGTCGCGCCTTGCTCCTGGTCTTCCTCCGGAAATAGCATCTGCTGTTTGTACAATAATAGATTCAAGGGTCTCATACGGATATTCTTCATGGTGTGACTGCATC
The sequence above is drawn from the bacterium genome and encodes:
- a CDS encoding HU family DNA-binding protein, whose product is MNKQAIVDAVHEKLGGTKVAAEEVVDTVIGSIVNTMKKGQEVSIAGLGIFSVKQRAARTARNPKTGEAIQVPTMKVPKFRAAKALKEAVK